The Paenibacillus sp. YPG26 genome includes a window with the following:
- a CDS encoding PspA/IM30 family protein: MSIFKRLRDLTMSNINSLIDKAEDPIKLTDQYIRDMQEDLEDAERSVAAQIAIEKKFKQLYEEQEALAAKRNEQAHAAAQAQNVDLARRALEEKKAAEVKLAEYKTSYESNKAAADNLRDKLEQMRKQLTEMKNKRETLVARYNAAKAQNEINKSLSGLNSDTASAGLKRMEEKMLQMEAQAEASNEVSSKGKSLDEEFAELNKDKAVEDELAALLKQYEK; this comes from the coding sequence ATGTCTATTTTCAAGAGATTGCGTGATCTTACAATGTCCAATATTAACTCTCTAATTGATAAAGCCGAGGATCCGATCAAGCTGACTGACCAATACATTCGTGATATGCAGGAAGACCTTGAGGATGCCGAGAGATCTGTCGCAGCTCAAATTGCCATTGAGAAGAAATTCAAACAGCTCTACGAAGAACAAGAAGCTTTGGCTGCAAAACGTAATGAGCAAGCTCACGCGGCCGCACAGGCTCAGAATGTTGACCTTGCCCGCCGTGCTCTGGAAGAGAAGAAGGCTGCCGAAGTGAAGCTTGCTGAATATAAGACTAGTTATGAGAGCAACAAAGCAGCCGCAGACAATCTTCGTGACAAGCTCGAGCAGATGCGTAAGCAGCTTACCGAGATGAAGAACAAGCGTGAAACCCTGGTTGCCCGTTATAATGCAGCCAAGGCACAGAACGAGATTAACAAATCATTGTCAGGCCTTAACTCCGATACCGCATCAGCCGGATTGAAGCGTATGGAAGAGAAGATGCTCCAGATGGAGGCACAGGCTGAAGCAAGCAATGAAGTATCAAGCAAAGGTAAATCTCTGGACGAAGAGTTCGCCGAACTTAATAAGGATAAAGCGGTTGAAGATGAGCTGGCGGCCCTGCTCAAGCAGTACGAGAAATAA